A genome region from Brassica oleracea var. oleracea cultivar TO1000 chromosome C2, BOL, whole genome shotgun sequence includes the following:
- the LOC106327313 gene encoding uncharacterized protein LOC106327313 — translation MKGDFKAETMEIDSGGETFALDNKPSSARDLLSAARRLVDQGQPSQALHAVVMAMRTQGGDEAVLHILNRTRELYKRRIQETASVDQLASLFAECAITEAEPLGHQPTSADLFGSTKERVTADAHGISILEKSGRSQIMLDAFADGSSFICLKCGGLVSIHRRDEHYAYWCSNM, via the exons ATGAAGGGTGATTTCAAAGCCGAGACGATGGAGATAGACTCCGGTGGTGAGACTTTCGCTCTTGACAACAAACCATCCAGCGCCAGGGATTTGCTCTCCGCCGCTCGGAGGCTCGTCGATCAAGGCCAGCCTTCACAAGCTCTCCATGCG GTGGTGATGGCAATGAGGACCCAAGGAGGAGACGAGGCGGTACTTCACATACTCAACCGTACCCGTGAGCTTTACAAGCGTAGAATCCAAGAAACAGCCAGCGTAGATCAGCTGGCTTCTTTATTTGCGGAGTGTGCCATTACAGAAGCAGAGCCTCTTGGGCACCAGCCAACATCAGCAGACTTATTTGGTAGTACCAAAGAGAGAGTTACGGCGGATGCTCATGGGATATCTATTCTGGAGAAAAGCGGGAGGTCACAGATCATGCTTGATGCCTTTGCTGACGGTAGCAGCTTTATCTGTCTGAAATGCGGTGGTCTTGTGAGCATCCATAGGAGAGATGAACACTATGCGTACTGGTGTAGTAATATGTGA
- the LOC106325237 gene encoding ankyrin repeat-containing protein At5g02620-like, translating into MGRPDVDFDGRVAQPSIPPINNIISTPSLNGETISMDPKTMSAVRAGNVNYLRDNYSYVRLAPRLVTNHGNTMLHLAASSGHASLVRYLINECPSLLMKSNLMDEVVLHVAARTGHLDVTLHLVGFIKEISRNAVGVAKRIYFAKNKNQDTALHVALKEKHMLVASYLVSAEKDLSFVANSDGFSPLYLAIEAGQADLVAAMCHQSSDLRSKVGGRSIVHAALKAKRKDILTALLSKDARLIDLRDEGRTCLSFGASIGYYKGICYLLDKYLDMVYLSDDDGLFPIHMAAKYGHVKILEEILKRCPEALELIDKDGQNVLHVAARNGKLEPIKFILRIYKDKNKNKLINEQDVDGNTPLHLATKNWHPKVVSMLTWDNRVDLKKTNNKGFTALDVAEDNIVSDYVFHQRLTWLALRSGGTPRSPTTNDRRIIMKLADGGRYKDQVNTLLLVATLVATMTFTAGLTLPGGYNGSAPNLGMAVLTKKTAFQVFLVCDTLAMYCSIIIIVALLWAQLGDISIILKAFYMALPFLGLALTSMSIAFMAGTYAAVSHVPLLGCFVLGIGVIFLLVLLLFLVPYVAPIGNIHSFLGHLLYYPYFLRLLAAGDNNNNND; encoded by the exons ATGGGAAGGCCTGATGTGGACTTTGATGGACGAGTAGCACAACCTTCAATACCACCAATAAACAATATTATATCCACACCATCTCTCAATGGTGAAACTATATCGATGGATCCAAAGACGATGTCTGCCGTAAGAGCGGGTAATGTAAATTACCTGAGAGATAACTACAGTTACGTTAGACTTGCTCCACGCTTAGTGACCAATCATGGAAATACAATGCTTCATCTTGCTGCATCATCGGGTCATGCCAGTCTAGTCCGTTATCTGATCAACGAATGCCCAAGTTTGCTAATGAAGTCAAACCTGATGGATGAAGTTGTTCTCCATGTTGCAGCAAGAACAGGCCATCTTGATGTTACGTTGCATCTAGTTGGTTTCATAAAAGAGATATCTCGTAATGCTGTCGGTGTTGCAAAAAGGATATATTTTGCTAAGAACAAAAACCAAGACACTGCTTTGCATGTTGCCTTAAAAGAGAAACACATGTTGGTCGCTTCCTATTTGGTCTCTGCAGAGAAAGATTTGTCTTTCGTTGCCAACAGCGATGGGTTTTCTCCCTTGTACCTTGCTATAGAAGCTGGACAGGCAGATCTTGTAGCAGCTATGTGTCACCAATCATCTGATTTACGTTCAAAGGTTGGAGGAAGATCCATCGTACATGCGGCACTAAAAGCTAAGAGGAAAG ATATCCTTACTGCTTTACTCAGCAAAGATGCACGTCTTATTGACTTGAGAGATGAAGGACGGACTTGTCTTTCTTTTGGAGCGTCCATAGGATATTATAAAGGGATCTGCTATCTCTTGGACAAATATCTAGACATGGTTTATCTCAGCGATGATGATGGCTTGTTTCCCATTCATATGGCGGCCAAATATGGCCATGTCAAAATTCTTGAGGAAATACTTAAACGTTGTCCGGAGGCACTTGAGTTGATTGACAAAGACGGTCAAAATGTTCTTCACGTTGCAGCAAGGAATGGAAAACTTGAACCGATCAAGTTTATCCTAAGAATTTATAAGGATAAGAACAAGAATAAGTTGATTAATGAACAAGATGTGGATGGAAATACACCGTTGCATCTAGCCACCAAAAATTGGCACCCTAAAGTTGTTAGTATGCTTACTTGGGACAATAGAGTTGACCTTAAGAAAACAAACAACAAGGGTTTCACAGCTTTGGATGTCGCCGAGGATAACATTGTTTCAGACTATGTATTCCATCAG AGATTGACTTGGTTGGCTTTGCGGAGTGGTGGTACACCAAGGAGTCCAACTACAAATGATCGTAGAATAATCATGAAGTTAGCAGATGGTGGGAGGTACAAAGATCAAGTCAATACTCTTCTGCTGGTTGCAACTCTTGTAGCCACAATGACTTTTACTGCAGGACTCACATTACCAGGTGGTTACAACGGTTCTGCTCCCAACTTGGGAATGGCCGTTTTGACCAAGAAAACAGCTTTCCAAGTCTTTCTTGTATGCGACACATTGGCAATGTACTGTTCCATCATTATTATAGTTGCCCTCCTTTGGGCACAGCTCGGTGATATTTCTATCATACTCAAAGCGTTCTACATGGCACTTCCATTTCTCGGACTTGCGCTTACATCAATGTCGATAGCGTTTATGGCTGGCACATATGCAGCGGTAAGCCACGTCCCTTTGCTTGGTTGCTTCGTTTTGGGTATCGGTGTCATCTTCCTGCTGGTCTTGTTGCTGTTCCTTGTTCCTTATGTGGCTCCAATTGGTAATATCCATTCCTTTCTCGGACACCTTTTATACTACCCCTATTTCCTTAGGCTTTTGGCTGCTGGTGACAACAATAACAATAATGACTAG
- the LOC106326315 gene encoding eukaryotic peptide chain release factor subunit 1-1-like has product MGDNHNDDKSIEIWKMKKLIKSLEAAKGNGTSMISLIMPPRDHISRATKLLCDEYGTASNIKSRVNRLSVLGAITSAQQRLKLYNRVPPNGLVLYTGTIVNEEGKEKKVTIDFEPFRPINNTLYLCDNKFHTEAINELLESHDKFGFIVMDGKGTLFGTLSGCTSDVLHKFTVDLPKNHGRGGQSALRFHRLGKEKRHNYLRKTAELATQYYISPSTNQPNVSGLILAGSADFKTKLSQSDMFDPRLRAKILNVVEVQHGGDIGFNEAIKKSSEILANVKFAREKLLIGKYFNEVNQGTGKYVVGVEDTLNALDSGAVDTLIVWENLDIYRYVLKNSVTGETVIKHLNKEEEVNSDFAVEDKVLLLEWLANEYKRFGCALEFVTNKSQEGDKFCKGLGGVGGILRYQLDVADFDEEEDLDVSDDDESE; this is encoded by the coding sequence ATGGGAGACAATCACAACGACGATAAGAGCATTGAGATTTGGAAGATGAAGAAGCTGATCAAGTCCCTTGAAGCTGCTAAAGGGAATGGAACCAGCATGATCTCACTCATCATGCCTCCACGCGATCACATCTCTCGTGCCACCAAGTTGTTGTGCGATGAGTACGGAACCGCCTCAAACATCAAGAGCAGAGTCAACCGCCTCTCTGTCTTGGGAGCCATTACTTCTGCACAGCAAAGGCTGAAGCTTTACAACAGGGTCCCTCCCAATGGTCTCGTCCTCTACACTGGCACCATTGTCAACGAAGAAGGCAAGGAGAAGAAGGTTACTATTGACTTTGAGCCTTTCAGGCCCATCAACAACACTCTCTACCTCTGTGACAACAAGTTCCACACCGAGGCTATTAATGAGTTGCTGGAGTCACATGATAAATTTGGTTTCATTGTAATGGACGGGAAGGGGACACTCTTTGGAACTCTGAGTGGTTGCACCAGTGACGTGCTTCACAAGTTTACTGTCGATCTTCCGAAGAATCACGGAAGAGGAGGACAATCAGCTCTTAGGTTTCACCGTCTCGGTAAGGAGAAACGTCACAACTACTTGAGGAAAACAGCTGAGCTCGCCACACAGTATTACATCAGCCCTTCAACGAATCAGCCTAATGTGTCTGGTCTGATACTTGCCGGTTCAGCTGATTTCAAGACCAAGCTAAGCCAGTCAGATATGTTTGATCCCCGGCTTAGGGCCAAGATACTAAACGTGGTGGAGGTTCAGCACGGAGGAGATATTGGTTTCAATGAAGCTATCAAGAAGTCATCTGAGATCCTTGCGAATGTGAAGTTCGCTCGAGAGAAGCTTTTGATAGGGAAGTACTTTAACGAGGTAAACCAGGGAACGGGGAAGTATGTGGTTGGCGTGGAGGACACGTTAAACGCTTTGGACTCTGGTGCCGTTGATACACTGATCGTGTGGGAGAATCTTGACATCTACAGATACGTGTTGAAGAACAGCGTGACTGGTGAGACTGTGATAAAGCATTTGAACAAGGAAGAGGAAGTCAATAGTGACTTTGCCGTGGAGGACAAGGTGTTGTTGCTGGAGTGGCTGGCTAACGAGTACAAGCGTTTCGGCTGTGCGTTGGAGTTTGTAACCAACAAGTCGCAGGAAGGGGATAAGTTTTGCAAAGGGCTTGGAGGAGTTGGAGGGATACTTCGTTACCAGCTTGATGTTGCTGACTTTGATGAAGAAGAGGATTTGGATGTTAGTGATGATGATGAGTCTGAGTAG
- the LOC106325630 gene encoding NADH dehydrogenase [ubiquinone] 1 alpha subcomplex subunit 2-like isoform X2 gives MAWRGNISKSLKELRILLCQSSPASASARTFVEKNYRDLKSLNPKFPFLIRECTGIQPQLWARYDMGAERCVNLDGMSESQILKSLEDLVKAGGATKA, from the exons ATGGCGTGGAGAGGAAACATATCGAAGTCTCTCAAAGAGCTCAGGATCCTTCTCTGTCAATCTTCCCCGGCTAGCGCTTCCGCCAG GACGTTCGTGGAGAAGAATTACAGAGATTTGAAGTCTCTAAACCCTAAGTTCCCCTTCCTGATCCGCGAATGCACTGGGATCCAGCCTCAGTTGTGGGCACGATATG ATATGGGAGCGGAGAGGTGTGTAAACTTGGATGGGATGAGCGAGTCACAGATTCTCAAGTCTCTTGAAGACCTTGTGAAAGCCGGAGGAGCTACAAAAGCTTAA
- the LOC106325630 gene encoding NADH dehydrogenase [ubiquinone] 1 alpha subcomplex subunit 2-like isoform X1 — protein sequence MAWRGNISKSLKELRILLCQSSPASASARFLLHPSLSLSSPIESNSVKIGGSISVVRDFELFRFRTFVEKNYRDLKSLNPKFPFLIRECTGIQPQLWARYDMGAERCVNLDGMSESQILKSLEDLVKAGGATKA from the exons ATGGCGTGGAGAGGAAACATATCGAAGTCTCTCAAAGAGCTCAGGATCCTTCTCTGTCAATCTTCCCCGGCTAGCGCTTCCGCCAGGTTTCTCCTCCACCCTTCCCTTTCGCTCTCGTCTCCGATCGAATCAAACTCTGTTAAGATCGGCGGTTCAATCTCCGTTGTGCGTGACTTTGAGCTGTTTCGATTCAGGACGTTCGTGGAGAAGAATTACAGAGATTTGAAGTCTCTAAACCCTAAGTTCCCCTTCCTGATCCGCGAATGCACTGGGATCCAGCCTCAGTTGTGGGCACGATATG ATATGGGAGCGGAGAGGTGTGTAAACTTGGATGGGATGAGCGAGTCACAGATTCTCAAGTCTCTTGAAGACCTTGTGAAAGCCGGAGGAGCTACAAAAGCTTAA
- the LOC106327006 gene encoding respiratory burst oxidase homolog protein D-like produces MRRGSSGNDHELGILRRTNSDTKSDNETIPSNRSAFSGPLGRPKRASKKNARFAADHPRRSNSISGVGGGREDDEYVEITLDIRDDSVAVHSVQQASPGGPQNLEDPELTLLTKKTLESSLNKSSSLSFFRSTSSRIKNASRELRRVFSRRPSPAVRRFDRTSSAAIHALKGLKFIATKTAAWPAVEERFDKLSLESNGLLLSSKFWECLGMNKESKDFADQLFRALAHRNNISGDAITKDQLRFFWEQISDESFDAKLQVFFDMVDKDEDGRVTEEEVAEIISLSASANKLSNIQKQAKEYAALIMEELDPDNAGYIMIENLEMLLLQAPNQSVRIGDSRILSQMLSQKLKPTTESNPLVRWSEKIKYFVIDNWQRIWIMMLWLAICAGLFTYKFIEYRNNKDAFGVMRYCVCVAKGGAETLKFNMALILLPVCRNTITWLRNKTKLGVVVPFDDNLNFHKVIASGIVVGVLLHVVSHLACDFPRLLAADEETYEPMIQYFGEQPESYWHFVKEVEGWTGIVMVVLMVIAFTLATPWFRRNKLNLPNFLKKLTGFNAFWYSHHLFIIVYTLLIVHGIKLYLTKSWEKKTTWMYLAVPILLYGSERLIRAFRSSIKPVKIVKVAVYPGNVLSLHMTKPQGFKYKSGQYMFVNCRAVSPFEWHPFSITSAPGDDYVSVHIRTLGDWTRKLKTVFSEVCKPPTAGKSGLLRADRGDSIAFPKILIDGPYGAPAQDYKKYDVVLLVGLGIGATPMISILKDIINNMKSRDRDSDIENNSSNENSKGFRTRKAYFYWVTREQGSFEWFKGIMDEVSELDDEGIIELHNYCTSVYEEGDARVALIAMLQSLQHAKNGVDVVSGTRVKSHFAKPNWRQVYKRIAVQHPDKRIGVFYCGAPGLTKDLKNLALDFSRKTSTKFDFHKENF; encoded by the exons ATGAGACGAGGCAGTTCAGGTAACGACCATGAACTTGGGATTCTACGAAGAACTAACTCGGACACAAAGTCCGACAACGAAACCATCCCCAGCAACCGTTCCGCCTTCAGCGGCCCGCTTGGCCGGCCAAAACGCGCGTCCAAGAAAAACGCTAGATTTGCTGCGGATCACCCAAGGAGAAGCAACAGTATCAGCGGTGTCGGTGGTGGCCGTGAAGACGATGAGTACGTGGAGATCACGCTAGACATCAGGGATGACTCGGTGGCTGTCCACAGCGTCCAGCAAGCGAGTCCCGGAGGACCTCAGAATCTTGAAGATCCAGAGCTGACACTCTTGACCAAGAAGACGCTCGAGAGCAGCCTCAACAAGTCCAGCTCACTATCCTTCTTCCGTAGCACCTCCTCGCGCATCAAGAACGCATCACGCGAGCTCCGCCGCGTATTCTCCAGACGCCCTTCCCCCGCCGTGCGGCGGTTTGACCGCACTAGCTCTGCCGCCATACACGCTCTTAAAGGTCTTAAGTTCATCGCCACCAAGACCGCCGCGTGGCCAGCCGTGGAAGAACGGTTTGATAAACTCTCTCTTGAGTCCAACGGCCTCTTACTCTCTTCCAAGTTTTGGGAATGCTTAG GAATGAACAAGGAATCAAAAGACTTTGCTGACCAGCTCTTTAGAGCACTAGCTCACCGGAACAACATCTCCGGCGATGCAATCACCAAGGATCAACTCAGGTTCTTCTGGGAACAGATATCAGATGAAAGCTTTGATGCAAAACTCCAAGTCTTCTTTGACAT GGTGGATAAAGATGAAGATGGGCGAGTAACAGAAGAAGAGGTGGCTGAG ATTATTAGTCTCAGTGCTTCAGCAAACAAACTCTCCAATATTCAGAAGCAGGCCAAAGAATATGCAGCCCTGATAATGGAAGAGTTGGACCCAGATAATGCTGGTTACATTATG ATTGAAAACTTGGAAATGCTGCTGTTACAAGCACCAAACCAGTCTGTACGGATTGGAGACAGTAGGATACTAAGCCAAATGCTAAGCCAGAAACTGAAACCGACTACAGAGAGCAACCCTCTGGTGAGATGGTCAGAGAAAATCAAATATTTCGTAATTGACAACTGGCAGAGAATATGGATCATGATGCTATGGCTTGCCATCTGTGCCGGCCTATTCACCTACAAATTTATTGAGTACCGGAACAATAAGGACGCCTTTGGCGTGATGCGTTATTGCGTTTGTGTCGCCAAAGGAGGCGCAGAGACTCTCAAATTCAACATGGCTCTTATATTGCTGCCTGTTTGCCGAAACACCATCACTTGGCTTAGGAACAAGACCAAGCTAGGTGTTGTTGTTCCGTTCGATGATAATCTCAACTTCCATAAGGTTATTGCAAGTGGGATTGTGGTCGGGGTTTTGCTCCATGTAGTGTCGCATTTAGCGTGTGATTTCCCGCGCTTGCTTGCCGCTGATGAGGAGACCTATGAGCCGATGATACAGTACTTTGGAGAGCAACCGGAGAGCTACTGGCATTTTGTGAAGGAAGTGGAAGGGTGGACTGGTATTGTGATGGTTGTGCTAATGGTTATAGCTTTTACACTCGCTACGCCTTGGTTCCGTCGTAACAAGCTTAACTTACCTAACTTCCTCAAGAAGCTTACAGGTTTCAATGCCTTTTGGTACTCTCACCATTTGTTCATCATTGTTTATACTCTTCTCATTGTCCATGGTATCAAGCTCTACCTCACAAAGAGTTGGGAAAAGAAAACG ACATGGATGTATCTGGCGGTACCAATCCTTCTGTATGGGTCGGAGAGGCTGATCCGTGCTTTCAGATCAAGCATCAAACCGGTTAAGATTGTCAAG GTGGCTGTGTACCCCGGGAACGTGTTGTCTCTACACATGACAAAGCCACAAGGATTCAAATACAAAAGTGGACAGTACATGTTCGTGAACTGTAGAGCCGTCTCTCCCTTTGAGTGGCATCCTTTCTCCATCACATCCGCACCAGGAGACGACTACGTGAGCGTGCACATCCGCACGCTTGGTGACTGGACACGTAAACTCAAGACCGTGTTCTCTGAGGTATGCAAACCTCCTACTGCCGGTAAAAGCGGTCTCCTCAGAGCTGACAGAGGAGACTCCATCGCCTTCCCAAAGATCCTCATCGACGGTCCTTACGGTGCTCCAGCACAAGACTACAAGAAATACGACGTGGTACTCCTTGTAGGTCTTGGTATTGGAGCCACGCCTATGATCAGCATTCTCAAGGACATTATCAACAACATGAAGTCTCGTGACCGTGATAGTGACATAGAGAACAATAGTAGTAATGAGAATAGTAAAGGGTTTAGGACGAGGAAAGCTTATTTCTACTGGGTGACTAGAGAGCAAGGATCGTTTGAGTGGTTTAAGGGGATAATGGACGAGGTTTCGGAGCTGGACGATGAAGGGATTATCGAGCTACACAATTATTGCACGAGTGTGTACGAGGAAGGAGATGCTAGGGTTGCTCTTATTGCTATGCTTCAGTCATTACAACACGCTAAGAACGGAGTTGATGTCGTCTCGGGGACACGGGTCAAGTCACACTTCGCTAAACCTAACTGGAGACAAGTGTACAAGAGGATCGCTGTTCAGCATCCCGACAAAAGAATCG GAGTCTTCTATTGTGGGGCACCAGGCCTGACAAAGGACCTAAAAAATCTAGCTTTGGATTTCTCTCGAAAGACGAGCACCAAGTTTGACTTCCACAAAGAGAACTTTTAA
- the LOC106325458 gene encoding uncharacterized protein LOC106325458, giving the protein MKKATALMKHVVALLSSAAKAKSIAIKNKTSAFKTRLLMLSLVKHEKLGFRSISNKIHNLLGHSDQEQDYDHEQDNSKAIILYNNGEVAHCESYDVQGEECDKYPDLRHTLFEGEEDFGDLEEGQGSSVIDMVRNSKKEEGESFKLEDEIDHVADLFISRFHKQMKLQKLLSFKRYQEMLARGT; this is encoded by the coding sequence ATGAAGAAAGCTACGGCATTGATGAAACATGTCGTTGCATTGTTGAGTTCCGCAGCAAAGGCGAAATCTATAGCCATAAAGAATAAAACAAGTGCTTTCAAGACAAGACTCCTCATGTTGTCCCTTGTGAAACATGAGAAGCTCGGGTTCCGTTCAATTTCCAACAAGATCCACAACCTCCTAGGCCATTCAGATCAAGAGCAAGACTACGACCATGAACAAGACAATAGCAAGGCTATAATCCTCTACAACAACGGGGAAGTGGCTCACTGTGAGAGTTATGACGTACAAGGCGAGGAATGTGACAAGTATCCTGACCTGAGGCACACGTTGTTCGAAGGTGAGGAGGATTTTGGGGACTTGGAGGAAGGCCAAGGAAGTTCTGTCATAGATATGGTGAGGAACTCGAAGAAAGAAGAAGGAGAGAGTTTCAAGCTAGAAGATGAGATCGACCATGTTGCGGATCTCTTCATTTCAAGGTTTCATAAGCAGATGAAGCTTCAGAAACTCTTGTCCTTTAAGAGGTATCAAGAAATGCTAGCACGAGGCACATAA